A single region of the Anomaloglossus baeobatrachus isolate aAnoBae1 chromosome 2, aAnoBae1.hap1, whole genome shotgun sequence genome encodes:
- the LOC142291956 gene encoding tubulin alpha-1A chain, which yields MRECISIHVGQAGVQIGNACWELYCLEHGIQPDGQMPSDKTIGGGDDSFNTFFSETGAGKHVPRAVFVDLEPTVIDEVRTGTYRQLFHPEQLITGKEDAANNYARGHYTIGKEIIDLVLDRIRKLADQCTGLQGFLVFHSFGGGTGSGFTSLLMERLSVDYGKKSKLEFSIYPAPQVSTAVVEPYNSILTTHTTLEHSDCAFMVDNEAIYDICRRNLDIERPTYTNLNRLIGQIVSSITASLRFDGALNVDLTEFQTNLVPYPRIHFPLATYAPVISAEKAYHEQLSVAEITNACFEPANQMVKCDPRHGKYMACCLLYRGDVVPKDVNAAIATIKTKRTIQFVDWCPTGFKVGINYQPPTVVPGGDLAKVQRAVCMLSNTTAIAEAWARLDHKFDLMYAKRAFVHWYVGEGMEEGEFSEAREDMAALEKDYEEVGVDSVEGEGEEEGEEY from the exons CGTGAATGCATCTCTATCCACGTCGGTCAGGCTGGTGTGCAGATCGGTAATGCCTGCTGGGAGCTGTACTGCCTGGAACATGGCATCCAGCCTGATGGGCAGATGCCCAGTGACAAGACCATTGGAGGAGGGGACGATTCCTTCAACACTTTCTTCAGCGAGACTGGAGCTGGCAAACATGTCCCCAGGGCTGTGTTTGTGGACCTGGAGCCCACAGTCATCG ATGAGGTGCGCACTGGTACATACCGACAGCTATTCCACCCAGAACAACTGATCACTGGAAAAGAAGATGCTGCCAACAACTATGCCCGTGGTCATTACACAATTGGCAAAGAAATCATTGATCTGGTGCTTGACAGAATCCGCAAACTG GCTGACCAGTGCACCGGTCTTCAGGGTTTCCTGGTTTTCCACAGCTTTGGTGGTGGCACTGGTTCTGGATTCACCTCTCTGCTGATGGAACGTCTCTCTGTTGATTATGGAAAGAAATCCAAGCTGGAGTTCTCTATCTACCCAGCTCCTCAAGTGTCCACTGCTGTTGTTGAGCCCTACAACTCCATCCTTACCACTCACACCACCCTTGAGCATTCTGACTGTGCTTTCATGGTGGACAATGAGGCCATCTATGACATCTGCCGTAGAAATCTAGATATTGAGCGCCCAACTTACACCAATCTTAACAGGCTGATAGGCCAGATTGTGTCCTCTATTACAGCTTCCCTCAGATTTGATGGAGCTCTGAATGTAGATCTGACAGAGTTCCAGACTAACTTGGTGCCCTACCCTCGTATCCACTTCCCTCTTGCCACTTATGCCCCAGTCATCTCTGCAGAGAAAGCCTACCATGAGCAGCTTTCTGTGGCTGAGATCACAAATGCTTGCTTTGAGCCAGCCAACCAGATGGTGAAATGTGACCCACGTCATGGTAAATACATGGCTTGCTGCCTGTTGTACCGTGGTGATGTGGTGCCCAAAGATGTTAATGCAGCCATTGCCACCATCAAGACCAAGCGTACCATCCAGTTTGTGGACTGGTGCCCAACTGGTTTTAAGGTTGGTATTAACTATCAGCCACCAACTGTGGTTCCAGGTGGGGATCTGGCCAAGGTCCAGCGTGCTGTGTGTATGCTGAGCAACACCACTGCTATTGCAGAGGCCTGGGCAAGACTGGACCATAAGTTTGACCTGATGTATGCCAAGCGTGCCTTTGTGCACTGGTATGTAGGTGAGGGTATGGAGGAGGGAGAGTTCTCTGAGGCCCGTGAGGACATGGCTGCCCTGGAGAAGGATTATGAAGAAGTTGGTGTAGACTCAGTGGAGGGTGAGGGCGAGGAGGAAGGAGAGGAATACTAA